TGTTACTTGTCTGGTGGCCGGTAACCTAGTCCCCGCGCTGGTCAGACCTACAGGAGTCGATTTACTCTTTGGCAAACCGTTCGCGTTCGTTCTCGTCGCGTCTGGTCGACAATGAGACGACGCCAGTAACCAGGAACGGACTTTGCTTTTCGGATCAGCGTTTGGCTCGGTTTCCTTCTCGGTCTGAATCGCCGAGTAGTCGATCACTTCCTTCTTGTGTTGCTTCTTGCGTTTCCGTTTTTCGTTGTCCGAACTGTTTGCCGCGTTACTGGACGAATTTTGCTTATCCCGAGCAGAGAAGGTCTTCTTTCGTTTATTCTCCTGGGTCACCGCCGTCGTACCCTCTGCCGATCTTTTTCTAGTGAAGTCCTCGTTGGGATTCGCGGATGTCCTCTTCGTCTGGGGCTGCgactgcttcttcttcttcgacgcATCTTTGCCGGCTTTATCGGCCGAGTTCGCGTGCGAATCCTTATGCTTTCGGTGTCTCCTCTTCTCCCTCACTTTTCTGCTGAGCGGAAGCTTCGCACGCACCGCTGGTGGGTGTACCGTGACACCCTCTGTCCCTTCTGGCGGAAGACGTACCGTTTCCGTCGTCGAGCTGTGTATTATCGTGACCGACTTGAGCTTCGGATCCGGTCGTTTGCCCAACAGTCGCATGCTCACCACCTACGTACATGAAACGCCATATGTGAGAAGCATCGACGGTGACACACAGTTCGTTCTACCGTTGTTGAATACAGTAGCGTAATGTCCATACGAGACTACGATACTGCTAGCATGTTTGCATATTCGATAATGAAAAGCTTTCGAAACGTTAAAGGCAAGTTTACGATAATTCCTCAGGGATTCTATGAACATAGCTAGCTGATTACACCATAGATTCTATTCTGTCCCTAGACTTACTCTCGACACTTTTCTTATCCGAGTTTCTCCTGCATCGTTTCTGGCGTAAAAATCATTGATCATATAGTAACATTGTACCGTTAAACATAGATATTCGAAAGTATGGGGCAAAGAGATTAATATTAAATGGAAGGTGAAAATAATACGCACCAGTAGAGATATCGCAGCCAGAATGATCAGCGCAGCTGCGTACCAGTGGTTAACGATCCAACGACGGAAATTGGCAAGACTTTCGTCCGATAATAAAAGCTTCCTCAAAGTTGCCAAAGGACCACTCGGATCGACCTATGCATCGGATATTCATATTTAACATAATCGAACGAATTGGATGGttccattatttattatttcaattatcaTGGTACCTCTCGACATTTCTGGAAGACATCGCAGTACCCGTTGTAATCGTTGCACGGTGTTCCCGGCTTCGAGAACATGTCCGGTATGTCGTAGGGTGGAGAGTTCCAATCGAAAGATGATCTGTCGGTGTGAGAATCATCGTCAATAGTTTACCTTTCAATTCTGGTTAAGATAAATAAAAGAAGAACATGTATGATATCGTACAAACAAGGCTGATTCTCGCCGGGAAGACGGCAACAAAGTTCGCAAGCTTTCGTCTGTAGATCATTTGGTCCTGGTAGACACTGGCAAGATTCCAATCCGTACGCGAGGCAGATACTACCTGTACATTCCTACGAAGAGAGAAGTTAACTGATCTATGCGCTCGCAAACAGTCGGTTAAATCCGCGACTTTATGAACACTTTAATCACCGTTGCAGAACACGTTTCACGGAATACTCACTCCCATAAAGCAAACGAATTCGCGATTACAGATTGTCTTGTTGGGTTTGTTGATGGAAGGAGGACAATACGGCGTTCGACCATCGCAGAAACTGGCGTCGCGGCAACCATTGTCGTCCCTGCATTTGTCTCCGAATCTTAAATTACACTCGGCGGTACAGCACGGACCCTGCAAAGACAACATTGTCGAAATACCGTAGGAAAGATGCACCGAAGACTTCTCTCGAATTAACGTACTTGACTAGGACTGCAAATTGACCCTGGCGTGAGCGTGCACGGTGTCTCACCGGCTGGTGGATACCGACGTTGAGGAAAGCAGCACGAGTCTCTGCAATCTTCTTCCCATCCGCAGTCGCATTCTTCGCCTTCCTCGACGACGCCGTTCCCGCACAATGACACTTGCGGTTCTGGAACACGTGTACTCCTTTACGTCGAACGATCGAGTGCAACGTAAACTCTATATTACCGAGTGCTTTATAGGATGCAATTGGAATGATGCACTCTCTGaggatgtttcaaaatttgatggACTTTGAAAGAAGGATATTTTGAACGAGTTACGCGTTGAAAGGAGAGACGTTGGATATTAATAAAGGTATAAAAATAACGCGTAGGTATTGGAAACTGACCAGTAAAGCAGCCCTTCGGGGATCGAGCTTTGCTATTCAAAACTGGGTTTATAGCGCTCAGGCTGCACGGACTGAAACGATTATTGTTACGCTTGTCGCCACTGGTAGCACGAGCGAACATAATGAAGTTTCCATCCTCACCGCCGGGCGTGCATTGTTCCGGATCGTGCTGAAACAAAGTAAAGTGGCGGCTTTTGTTACGCGAGTATCGACAGACCTAGAAAAACACAGGCTACGCATCAAGCTCTCTTCCACGTAGGCCGAAAGAAAGGCACGGTCGTGTGCTATCTCGCGGAGGAAACGGGCACGTGGAAGTAGATGCACCGTTTTACCGAACCAAGTAATACCGAGGGAAACGGCCAAGACTCGTCATTTTAGGTAGTTACGTTGCTACGTAGAGCGAAGTGACGTCGTACTTACCGGCGAACCAAAGTTGTGACCAATCTCATGGGCCAAAGTGACGTGAGAGACTGCAGGTGGTACGTGCTTGCCGTAATTCAATAAAGTTACTATTCCTGTGTTCAACGACTTCATGCTGCCGCGATAGTGCTGCAACCATTATACGTTTTAGATGTTAATTTTAAAGAGAAGCTCTTTTTTATGGGCTCG
The nucleotide sequence above comes from Megachile rotundata isolate GNS110a chromosome 13, iyMegRotu1, whole genome shotgun sequence. Encoded proteins:
- the LOC100878229 gene encoding disintegrin and metalloproteinase domain-containing protein 10 isoform X5, whose protein sequence is MRAAALTVDEEGEEEEEEEEDRGSGGHNGVQRTAMYPSKLIEPRPRLETSPIFFLIFASLIVTAIASPLRPVPPHSGITHGSYIGYYEVASYDTAALRHHRNRMRRDAFDVVDNQPLLLHLKALDKDWTLRLIRDKSLFSKDATFESTAGPIDFDPSHSYMGTVLEDENALVQGVVTEDGLFDGTVVTRFEEYYIEPTNRYLDKRENTSPPYHSIAYRASDVLTPRHTIPCASHQLHRETLRDFTERNDGDRIARHLHKRATVDPRKTTCMLYLQADHQFFARYGTEEACIEVMTRHVQRVNSIYKHTDFNQDGRPDNISFMIKRVKVHSEDALRDPNYRFPGNYGVEKYLELFSEEDYDAFCLAYMFTYRDFEMGTLGLAWTGDLKNAGGVCEKNGHYRGSMKSLNTGIVTLLNYGKHVPPAVSHVTLAHEIGHNFGSPHDPEQCTPGGEDGNFIMFARATSGDKRNNNRFSPCSLSAINPVLNSKARSPKGCFTEPQVSLCGNGVVEEGEECDCGWEEDCRDSCCFPQRRYPPAGETPCTLTPGSICSPSQGPCCTAECNLRFGDKCRDDNGCRDASFCDGRTPYCPPSINKPNKTICNREFVCFMGECTGSICLAYGLESCQCLPGPNDLQTKACELCCRLPGENQPCLSSFDWNSPPYDIPDMFSKPGTPCNDYNGYCDVFQKCREVDPSGPLATLRKLLLSDESLANFRRWIVNHWYAAALIILAAISLLVVSMRLLGKRPDPKLKSVTIIHSSTTETVRLPPEGTEGVTVHPPAVRAKLPLSRKVREKRRHRKHKDSHANSADKAGKDASKKKKQSQPQTKRTSANPNEDFTRKRSAEGTTAVTQENKRKKTFSARDKQNSSSNAANSSDNEKRKRKKQHKKEVIDYSAIQTEKETEPNADPKSKVRSWLLASSHCRPDATRTNANGLPKSKSTPVGLTSAGTRLPATRQVTSRRPTEPRDPKLTVNPVARKERAKLQVIYKPPFKFSVKLRKSDKVAQVPALVANASSRPKLPRTGVLLKTVKKKDRVRIGRARQIAPTGIGNGAGDLPEPANSDLHTVPSDLEVLLSESEFLFSDT
- the LOC100878229 gene encoding disintegrin and metalloproteinase domain-containing protein 10 isoform X6; its protein translation is MRRDAFDVVDNQPLLLHLKALDKDWTLRLIRDKSLFSKDATFESTAGPIDFDPSHSYMGTVLEDENALVQGVVTEDGLFDGTVVTRFEEYYIEPTNRYLDKRENTSPPYHSIAYRASDVLTPRHTIPCASHQLHRETLRDFTERRNSFENDSRTYYEPLLGEKLALYSKENSARVLTSEREKNVARTDTRNDGDRIARHLHKRATVDPRKTTCMLYLQADHQFFARYGTEEACIEVMTRHVQRVNSIYKHTDFNQDGRPDNISFMIKRVKVHSEDALRDPNYRFPGNYGVEKYLELFSEEDYDAFCLAYMFTYRDFEMGTLGLAWTGDLKNAGGVCEKNGHYRGSMKSLNTGIVTLLNYGKHVPPAVSHVTLAHEIGHNFGSPHDPEQCTPGGEDGNFIMFARATSGDKRNNNRFSPCSLSAINPVLNSKARSPKGCFTEPQVSLCGNGVVEEGEECDCGWEEDCRDSCCFPQRRYPPAGETPCTLTPGSICSPSQGPCCTAECNLRFGDKCRDDNGCRDASFCDGRTPYCPPSINKPNKTICNREFVCFMGECTGSICLAYGLESCQCLPGPNDLQTKACELCCRLPGENQPCLSSFDWNSPPYDIPDMFSKPGTPCNDYNGYCDVFQKCREVDPSGPLATLRKLLLSDESLANFRRWIVNHWYAAALIILAAISLLVVSMRLLGKRPDPKLKSVTIIHSSTTETVRLPPEGTEGVTVHPPAVRAKLPLSRKVREKRRHRKHKDSHANSADKAGKDASKKKKQSQPQTKRTSANPNEDFTRKRSAEGTTAVTQENKRKKTFSARDKQNSSSNAANSSDNEKRKRKKQHKKEVIDYSAIQTEKETEPNADPKSKVRSWLLASSHCRPDATRTNANGLPKSKSTPVGLTSAGTRLPATRQVTSRRPTEPRDPKLTVNPVARKERAKLQVIYKPPFKFSVKLRKSDKVAQVPALVANASSRPKLPRTGVLLKTVKKKDRVRIGRARQIAPTGIGNGAGDLPEPANSDLHTVPSDLEVLLSESEFLFSDT
- the LOC100878229 gene encoding disintegrin and metalloproteinase domain-containing protein 10 isoform X4 gives rise to the protein MRAAALTVDEEGEEEEEEEEDRGSGGHNGVQRTAMYPSKLIEPRPRLETSPIFFLIFASLIVTAIASPLRPVPPHSGITHGSYIGYYEVASYDTAALRHHRNRMRRDAFDVVDNQPLLLHLKALDKDWTLRLIRDKSLFSKDATFESTAGPIDFDPSHSYMGTVLEDENALVQGVVTEDGLFDGTVVTRFEEYYIEPTNRYLDKRENTSPPYHSIAYRASDVLTPRHTIPCASHQLHRETLRDFTESRNDGDRIARHLHKRATVDPRKTTCMLYLQADHQFFARYGTEEACIEVMTRHVQRVNSIYKHTDFNQDGRPDNISFMIKRVKVHSEDALRDPNYRFPGNYGVEKYLELFSEEDYDAFCLAYMFTYRDFEMGTLGLAWTGDLKNAGGVCEKNGHYRGSMKSLNTGIVTLLNYGKHVPPAVSHVTLAHEIGHNFGSPHDPEQCTPGGEDGNFIMFARATSGDKRNNNRFSPCSLSAINPVLNSKARSPKGCFTEPQVSLCGNGVVEEGEECDCGWEEDCRDSCCFPQRRYPPAGETPCTLTPGSICSPSQGPCCTAECNLRFGDKCRDDNGCRDASFCDGRTPYCPPSINKPNKTICNREFVCFMGECTGSICLAYGLESCQCLPGPNDLQTKACELCCRLPGENQPCLSSFDWNSPPYDIPDMFSKPGTPCNDYNGYCDVFQKCREVDPSGPLATLRKLLLSDESLANFRRWIVNHWYAAALIILAAISLLVVSMRLLGKRPDPKLKSVTIIHSSTTETVRLPPEGTEGVTVHPPAVRAKLPLSRKVREKRRHRKHKDSHANSADKAGKDASKKKKQSQPQTKRTSANPNEDFTRKRSAEGTTAVTQENKRKKTFSARDKQNSSSNAANSSDNEKRKRKKQHKKEVIDYSAIQTEKETEPNADPKSKVRSWLLASSHCRPDATRTNANGLPKSKSTPVGLTSAGTRLPATRQVTSRRPTEPRDPKLTVNPVARKERAKLQVIYKPPFKFSVKLRKSDKVAQVPALVANASSRPKLPRTGVLLKTVKKKDRVRIGRARQIAPTGIGNGAGDLPEPANSDLHTVPSDLEVLLSESEFLFSDT
- the LOC100878229 gene encoding uncharacterized protein LOC100878229 isoform X7 — encoded protein: MRAAALTVDEEGEEEEEEEEDRGSGGHNGVQRTAMYPSKLIEPRPRLETSPIFFLIFASLIVTAIASPLRPVPPHSGITHGSYIGYYEVASYDTAALRHHRNRMRRDAFDVVDNQPLLLHLKALDKDWTLRLIRDKSLFSKDATFESTAGPIDFDPSHSYMGTVLDFNQDGRPDNISFMIKRVKVHSEDALRDPNYRFPGNYGVEKYLELFSEEDYDAFCLAYMFTYRDFEMGTLGLAWTGDLKNAGGVCEKNGHYRGSMKSLNTGIVTLLNYGKHVPPAVSHVTLAHEIGHNFGSPHDPEQCTPGGEDGNFIMFARATSGDKRNNNRFSPCSLSAINPVLNSKARSPKGCFTEPQVSLCGNGVVEEGEECDCGWEEDCRDSCCFPQRRYPPAGETPCTLTPGSICSPSQGPCCTAECNLRFGDKCRDDNGCRDASFCDGRTPYCPPSINKPNKTICNREFVCFMGECTGSICLAYGLESCQCLPGPNDLQTKACELCCRLPGENQPCLSSFDWNSPPYDIPDMFSKPGTPCNDYNGYCDVFQKCREVDPSGPLATLRKLLLSDESLANFRRWIVNHWYAAALIILAAISLLVVSMRLLGKRPDPKLKSVTIIHSSTTETVRLPPEGTEGVTVHPPAVRAKLPLSRKVREKRRHRKHKDSHANSADKAGKDASKKKKQSQPQTKRTSANPNEDFTRKRSAEGTTAVTQENKRKKTFSARDKQNSSSNAANSSDNEKRKRKKQHKKEVIDYSAIQTEKETEPNADPKSKVRSWLLASSHCRPDATRTNANGLPKSKSTPVGLTSAGTRLPATRQVTSRRPTEPRDPKLTVNPVARKERAKLQVIYKPPFKFSVKLRKSDKVAQVPALVANASSRPKLPRTGVLLKTVKKKDRVRIGRARQIAPTGIGNGAGDLPEPANSDLHTVPSDLEVLLSESEFLFSDT